DNA from Comamonas serinivorans:
CATCGTGCTGGGCACCATTTCCCTGGACCTGTTTGCCGTGCTGCTGGGCGGCGTGGTGGCCTTGCTGCCCATCTACGCCAAGGAGGTGTTGCACGTGGGCCCGACCGGCCTGGGCATGCTGCGCAGCGCGATGGCGGTGGGCGAGGTGTCGGCGGGGCTGGTGCTCAGCATGAGGCCCTTCCAGACCCACGTGGGCACACGCATGCTGGGCGCGGTGGCGGTGTTCGGCCTGGCCAACCTGGTGTTCTCGCTCTCGCACTGGTTCTGGCTGTCGCTGATCGCGCTGGCCGTGGCCGGCGCGGCCGACATGGTGAGCGTCTACGTGCGCGGCACGCTGGTGCAGTTCGCCACGCCGGACGACATGCGGGGCCGCGTCAACGCCGTGAACATGCTGTTCATCGGCTCGTCGAACGAGCTGGGGGAGTTTCGCGCCGGCACCAGCGCCGCCGGATTCGGCACCGTGCCGGCCGCCGTGCTGGGCGCGCTGTGCACCCTGGGCGTGGTGGGCGCCTGGGCCTGGTTGTTCCCGCAGCTGCGGCGGGTCAACCGCTTCGAGCAGGCCACACAGGCCTGAAGGCCGCGGGCCACGGGCCGCATAGGCCGTGGCGCACCAAAGCCTATCATGGACAGTATGCAGCCACTCCCGTTCTCATGTCAACGGCAACTGGCGCATACTGCTCAGCTCATCGCTTGAGCAGCACGTCCGCCAGCACCTGGCCGTCGTCGCCCATGGGCGCACGCACCAGACCTTCCTGGGCCACGGACGCGACCAGCTCGCCATCCGTCGAGAAGAAGCCGCCGCGGCAGAATCCGCGCGCGCCATGGGCGATGGGCGAATCCGTGTCGTACAGCAGCCAGTCGTCGAAGCGGAAGTCCTGGTGGAACCACATGGCGTGGTCCAGGCTGGCCACGTGCAGGCGGCGGTCGCCCAGGCGCAGGTCGTGCGGGCGCATGGCCACGCGGATGAAGCTGAAGTCCGACACATAGGCCAGCAGGGCCTGGTGGATGTGCGGGTCGTCGGGCAGCCCGCCATTGGGCTTGAACCAGCGGCGCCAGCTGGCGTCTTTCTGCGCCCCCACGCGGGCGATGACCTCGGGCTCGGGCACGTCGGGGTTCCAGTCCACCGACCGCACCTCGAACGGCAGCGGCCGCTTGCCCAGCGACGAGCTGCGCTGCGGCGCCTGCGCCACCGGCAGCACCACGGGCGGCTTGATCTGGTGCTGCACGCCTGGCTCGTCCTTGTGGAACGAGGCCGTCATGGTGTAGATGGGCCGGCCCTTCTGGATCGCCACCACGCGCCGGGTCGAGAAGCTGCTGCCGTCGCGCGTGCGCTCCACGTCGTAGATGATGGGCAAGGCGGTGCTGCCCGCCCGCAGGAAGTAGGCGTGCATGGAGTGCGCGCGCAGGCCATCGACCGTGAGCGAGGCCGCCATGAGCGACTGGCCCAGCACCTGGCCACCGAACACGTTGGGTGTGCCGATGTCGATGGTGTGGCCGCGGAACAGGTTCTGTTCGATGGACTCCAGGCTGAGCTGGGCCACCAGGTCTTCAAGCGAAAGGGAAAACTCGGTCGTCATGGTGTGGGCGAAAAAGAAGGCGCCGCAGCGCGAACGCATCGCCACATTGTGCGCGGAGTGCCGGGGGCGATGAGCCGCGCAGAGTACACGGTGCCCCACACGCTCCTGCGCTGCGCGCCGGGTCCGTTGCCCCTGACCGGGCGTCGCCGAGGGGGTTGGTCTTGCTTGGGAGCGGCCCTTCGCTGCGGCCGGTGCCGCACGCTCCGCTGCCCAGACGCGGCATCGCCAAGCGGCTGGTCTGGCTGAGGCGGTTGTGGCCGGCGCCTGGGCGCTGGGCAGTGCGGCAAGGGTCGGTGATGTGGGTTGTCACGCGGCGTCCGGTTCGCGGGGGCATGCGGGCTGTGCGCCGGGGCGGCCTTCGCGGAGGTGGAGCTGCGCCATCAGGCCCACGGGCGGCTTCGATCCAGGGAAAGAAACCGTGCTGGCACAACGTGTCGGCGCAATGTCGGCCAGGGTGGGGCCGAGGCAGGGGTGCGAGGCGAATCCCCTGGGGCGAGGCCGACATGCTCAAGCGGTGCGAACGTCGCTTCGGCTGCGGCCAGCCAAGGGCATCGGAAGCGTTCTTCAGTGCAGTATGAGGCACTCATCGTTGACTTGGAATCGGAAACAGCGCCATACCCCGTGGCGCTTTACTCAGAATCCACGCATGTGCAGCCCTGCGCGGGCCTCAGCTGGGGATCGGCCCGAGCCCCGAATGTCCGCTTTCAGGCGCGCTGCCCCCGCCATTGCGCCCAGCCGTTGGCGCGCAACGCACAGGCGGGGCAGGTGCCGCAGCCGTGGCCCCAGTCGTGCAGGTCGCCGCGCTGGCCCAGGTAGCAGGTGTGCGATTCACGGCGGATCAGCTCGACCAGCGCGTCGCCGCCCAGCGTGTGCGCCAGTGCCCAGGTGTCGGCCTTGTCGCGCCACATCAGCGGGGTGGCCAGGGTCAGGGGCCGGTCCACGCCCAGGCTCAGGGCGACTTGCAGGGCCTTCAGCGTGTTGTCGCGGCAGTCGGGGTAGCCCGAGTAGTCGGTCTGCGACATGCCACCCACCAGCACCTGCAGGCCGCGCCGGTAAGCGAGCGCGGCCGCCAGCGTGAAGAACAAGAGGTTGCGGCCGGGCACGAAGGTGTTGGGCAGGCCATCGGCCTGCATGGCGATGGCGACGTCGTCGGTCATGGCGCTGCCGCCCAGCTGGCCCAGCACGTCGACCTTCAGCAGGTGGTCGTCGCCCAGGCGGCTGGCCCAGGGTGCAGCCAGGTCGCGCAAGCCGGCGCGCAGGCGCAGCCGGCAATCGAGCTCGACGCGGTGGCGCTGGCCGTAGTCGAAGGCCAGGGTTTCGACGTGGGGGAAGCGGGCCAGTGCCCACGCCAGGCAGGTGGCCGAGTCCTGCCCGCCGGAGAACAGCACCAGCGCGCCACGGGGCATGGGACCTCCACGCTCCCCGGCTTCGCCTGGTCCGCTGCCCCCCGAGGGGGCATCGCCTTGCTCGGGGCAGCCCTTCGCTGCGGCCGACTCCCCCACGCTCCCCGGCTTCGCCTGGCTCGGGAGCTGCGCTTCGCCGCGGCCGGCGATGCCCCCACGCTCCATCGCTGTCTTGGGCTCGGTGCTCATGGCGTCACCGCCATGGGCGCAGCGGGCGCCCGCAGGGTGCGCACGATGGCCGCCAGCATCACGCCGTAGGCCGGCACGAACAGGAGCAGGCTCACGGCGAGCTTGATGGCGTAGTCGACGAGCGCGATCTCGACCCAGTGCGTGGCCATGAAAGCATCGGCGCTGCGCCAGAAGGCGATGCCGAAGAAGGCCGCCGTGTCCAGCGCTTGGCCGAACACCGAAGCCGCCGCCGGCGCCAGCCACCAGGCCTTGCCGCGCTGGCGGATGCGGTCGAACACCTGGATGTCGAGCAATTGCCCCAGCGCGTAGGCGGCGAAGCTGGCCAGCGCGATGCGGAACACGAAGGCGTTGAACTCGGCCAGGGCGCCCCAGTCGTTGAAGCGGCCGTCGTGGAACAGCACGCCCACGACATACGAGGCCAGCAGGGCCGGCACCATGGCCCGGGTGATGACGCGGCGCGCCGGCCCTTTGCCAATCAGCCGCACGGTGAGGTCGGTCGCCAGGAAGATGAAGGGGAAGCTGAACGCGCCCCAGGTGCTGTGGAACCCGAACAGCGTGATGGGCAGCTGCACCAGGTAATTGCTGGCGATGACGATGGCGATGTGGAACGCCACCAGCAGGCCAAGGATGAGCGGCACGCGCGACGGCGCCGCCTGCAGAGAGGTCATGGGGATGTCCTTTTTGATGGATGGGGGCGAGGGAACCCATGCGAACGCAACCGGGGTGAAACCGCCCAGGCGCCATTCGCGAGCGCGAGATTGTAGGGCGTGACGCCCGTTGACGCTGGCGACACTCCGCGGGGCCATCCCGGGCCGTTGCCATCGCGTCCGGGCGACAGCCACAGCCGTTCACCGCGACCGGCCGCGAACCGACCAGGAACGCGCCGGCCCTGGCCCAATGTGCACACGGCCGATAATGACGGCTTTGGCGCCCGCAGACGGGGCGCCTTGTTCCTTGCCGCGACGCGTGTCGCCACAGCCTGCCATTGCCATGAGCACCATCCTGCAATCGATTCCCGCTGGCCAGAAGGTCGGCATCGCCTTCTCCGGCGGTCTGGACACCAGCGCCGCCCTGCTGTGGATGCGCCAGAAGGGCGCGATTCCCTACGCCTACACCGCCAACCTGGGCCAGCCCGACGAGGACGATTACGACGCCATCCCGCGCAAGGCCGAGGCCTATGGCGCCGAGCTGGCGCGCCTGGTCGACTGCCGCGCGCCGCTGGCCCACGAAGGCATTGCCGCCATCCAGTGCGGTGCCTTCCACATCAGCACCGCGGGCGTGACCTACTTCAACACCACGCCGCTGGGCCGCGCCGTGACCGGCACCATGCTGGTGGCCGCCATGAAGCAGGACGACGTCAACATCTGGGGCGACGGCTCGACCTTCAAGGGCAACGACATCGAGCGCTTCTACCGCTATGGCCTGCTGACCAACCCGCAGCTCAAGATCTACAAGCCCTGGCTGGACCAGCGCTTCATCGACGAGTTGGGGGGCCGCAAGGAGATGAGCGAGTTCCTCATCGCCAACGGCTTCGACTACAAGATGTCGGTCGAGAAGGCCTACAGCACCGACTCCAACATGCTGGGCGCCACCCACGAAGCCAAGGACCTGGAGGAACTCTCCAGCGGCATCCGCATCGTCAACCCCATCATGGGCGTGGCGTTCTGGAAGCCCGAGGTGGAGGTCAAGGCCGAGGAAGTGCGCGTGCGCTTTGAAGAAGGCCGTCCGGTGGCCCTGAACGGCGTCGAAATTGCCGATCCGGTCGAGCTGATGCTCAAGGCCAACGAGATCGGTGGCCGCCATGGCCTGGGCATGAGCGACCAGATCGAGAACCGCATCATCGAAGCCAAGAGCCGCGGCATTTACGAGGCCCCCGGCATGGCGCTGCTGCACATCGCCTACGAGCGCCTGGTGTCGGGCATCCACAACGAAGACACCATCGAGCAGTACCGCATCAACGGCCTCAAGCTGGGCCGCCTGCTGTACCAGGGCCGCTGGTTCGATTCGCAAGCCATCATGCTGCGCGAGTCGTCGCAACGCTGGGTGGCCCGTGCCATCACCGGCGAGGTGACGCTGGAGCTGCGCCGCGGCAACGACTACAGCATCCTCAACACCGAATCGCCCAACCTGACCTACGCGCCCGAGCGCCTGTCCATGGAAAAGGTGGAAGACGCACCGTTCAGCCCCGCCGACCGCATCGGCCAGCTGACCATGCGCAACCTGGACATCGTGGACACCCGCGCCAAGCTCGGCATCTACGCCCAGGCCGGCCTGCTGCAGCTGGGTGACGGTTCGCCGCTGCCGCAGCTGGCGCCAGCGCCCAAGAAGTGAGCCCCTCGGACCGCCGGCCTGGTGGTCCAGCTGACTGGCCAGCCTGACCTTGTCCGCCGCCCGCCCGTTTTGAGCGCGGCAGAGGCTCATGCACCCGCTCGCCCAGTCCGGCCCTTTTCCACGCCTCATGAACCTGCCCGCCCTTCCACCTGACCGCATCGAGGCCGACATCCTCGACGCCGTGCCGCGGCCGGCGTCGGCAGACAGCCGGTCGGGCCGGCCCACCGCGCAGTTCATGCGCCAGCACGCAGCACACTGGATCGCGCTGGGCTTCGGCTCCGGCCTGTCGCCCGTGGCGCCCGGCACCGTGGGCACGCTGTGGGCCTGGCTGGCCTGGGCGCTGCTCGCGCAGTGGCTGTCGCCCGTGGCCCAGGGCGTGCTCATCGCCGGCACGGTGCTGGTGGGCTGGTGGGCCAGCTTCGTCACCGCACGTCACCTGCGCCAGGCCGACCCGAGCAACGTGGTGATCGATGAAATCGCGGCCTTCTGGCTGGTGCT
Protein-coding regions in this window:
- a CDS encoding acyl-CoA thioesterase, whose translation is MTTEFSLSLEDLVAQLSLESIEQNLFRGHTIDIGTPNVFGGQVLGQSLMAASLTVDGLRAHSMHAYFLRAGSTALPIIYDVERTRDGSSFSTRRVVAIQKGRPIYTMTASFHKDEPGVQHQIKPPVVLPVAQAPQRSSSLGKRPLPFEVRSVDWNPDVPEPEVIARVGAQKDASWRRWFKPNGGLPDDPHIHQALLAYVSDFSFIRVAMRPHDLRLGDRRLHVASLDHAMWFHQDFRFDDWLLYDTDSPIAHGARGFCRGGFFSTDGELVASVAQEGLVRAPMGDDGQVLADVLLKR
- the queC gene encoding 7-cyano-7-deazaguanine synthase QueC, producing MPRGALVLFSGGQDSATCLAWALARFPHVETLAFDYGQRHRVELDCRLRLRAGLRDLAAPWASRLGDDHLLKVDVLGQLGGSAMTDDVAIAMQADGLPNTFVPGRNLLFFTLAAALAYRRGLQVLVGGMSQTDYSGYPDCRDNTLKALQVALSLGVDRPLTLATPLMWRDKADTWALAHTLGGDALVELIRRESHTCYLGQRGDLHDWGHGCGTCPACALRANGWAQWRGQRA
- a CDS encoding 7-cyano-7-deazaguanine/7-aminomethyl-7-deazaguanine transporter gives rise to the protein MTSLQAAPSRVPLILGLLVAFHIAIVIASNYLVQLPITLFGFHSTWGAFSFPFIFLATDLTVRLIGKGPARRVITRAMVPALLASYVVGVLFHDGRFNDWGALAEFNAFVFRIALASFAAYALGQLLDIQVFDRIRQRGKAWWLAPAAASVFGQALDTAAFFGIAFWRSADAFMATHWVEIALVDYAIKLAVSLLLFVPAYGVMLAAIVRTLRAPAAPMAVTP
- the argG gene encoding argininosuccinate synthase — protein: MSTILQSIPAGQKVGIAFSGGLDTSAALLWMRQKGAIPYAYTANLGQPDEDDYDAIPRKAEAYGAELARLVDCRAPLAHEGIAAIQCGAFHISTAGVTYFNTTPLGRAVTGTMLVAAMKQDDVNIWGDGSTFKGNDIERFYRYGLLTNPQLKIYKPWLDQRFIDELGGRKEMSEFLIANGFDYKMSVEKAYSTDSNMLGATHEAKDLEELSSGIRIVNPIMGVAFWKPEVEVKAEEVRVRFEEGRPVALNGVEIADPVELMLKANEIGGRHGLGMSDQIENRIIEAKSRGIYEAPGMALLHIAYERLVSGIHNEDTIEQYRINGLKLGRLLYQGRWFDSQAIMLRESSQRWVARAITGEVTLELRRGNDYSILNTESPNLTYAPERLSMEKVEDAPFSPADRIGQLTMRNLDIVDTRAKLGIYAQAGLLQLGDGSPLPQLAPAPKK
- a CDS encoding phosphatidylglycerophosphatase A → MRQHAAHWIALGFGSGLSPVAPGTVGTLWAWLAWALLAQWLSPVAQGVLIAGTVLVGWWASFVTARHLRQADPSNVVIDEIAAFWLVLWLIAPSGFWGQLVAFGLFRYFDAAKPGPVGWADRLLHGARGWRGAWGILWDDLVAAFCTLLVIALWRWFAG